The sequence below is a genomic window from Ignavibacteriales bacterium.
GTGGTACTTTAACTATCGGTAATATTCCTCTTACAAAACAAGCTGAAAAAGTTTTAAAGATTACTCAAATTGAATCAAAGATTTATAAAGCTGATGTAATTGGAACTGAACATCTGCTTCTTTCACTCTTAAGGGATGAAGATAATATAGCTACCCAAATACTTCACCAGTTTAATGTTTCTTATGATTCTGCCCGTTCAGAACTGAATGCTATGCTAAGCAGTTCAAACCCGAAAGATGTTTCAGGAGGTCAGGTTCCACCCGCTGATAAAAAAAGTGAAAGAACAAAAACTCCTGTACTCGATAACTTTGGAAGGGATCTTACAAAACTTGCAATTGAGGACAAACTTGATCCTGTAGTTGGCAGAGAAAAAGAAATTGAAAGAGTTGCACAGATACTCAGCAGAAGAAAAAAGAATAATCCAGTACTGATTGGAGAACCGGGTGTAGGCAAAACCGCTATAGCTGAAGGCTTGGCTTTAAGAATCGTTCAGAAAAAAGTTCCAAGAACTTTGCAGGATAAACGAGTTGTTACGCTCGATCTGGCAGGCTTGGTTGCCGGTACTAAATACCGCGGTCAGTTTGAAGAGAGAATGAAAGCTTTGATGAACGAACTTGAAAAAGCAAAAGATGTAATTCTTTTCATTGATGAACTTCACACAATCGTTGGTGCAGGCGGTGCCTCAGGTTCGCTGGATGCTTCAAATATGTTCAAGCCGGCACTGGCTCGGGGTGACATTCAATGCATTGGCGCAACAACCCTCGATGAATACCGAAAGCATATTGAAACCGACGGTGCATTGGATAGAAGATTCCAAAAGGTAATGGTTGAACCGCCAAGTTACGATGAAACTATCCAGATACTAAATAACATTAAATTTAAGTATGAAGAACATCATCACGTTAAATATACAAAGGATGCAATCGACTCTGCAGTTAAATTAAGTAACAGATATATTACTGACCGACATCTTCCTGACAAAGCAATTGACGTTCTTGATGAAGCAGGTTCAAGGGTTCATATGGGAAATTTTGAAGTCCCTAAAGAAGTGCTTGATCTTGAAGGTGATATCGACAAAGTCCGTCAGGAAAAAGCTGCTGTTGTAAAGCGACAGGATTATGAAGAAGCGGCAAGGTTGAGAGACAGAGAACGCACACTTCAATCCGAACTTGAAACTGCAAAGAGGGATTGGGAAATAAGGACACGTGATATAGTTCACGATGTTGTTGAAGAAGATATCGCTACGGTTGTAGCAATGATGACCGGGATTCCTGTAAATCGTGTTGCGCAAACTGAATCAGAAAAACTTCTTCATATGGAAGATTCTCTTAAAGGTTTTATTGTTGGTCAGGATGAAGCAGTTTCCAAACTTACTAAAGCTATCAGAAGAACCCGAGCCGGTTTAAAAAATCCTAACAGACCAATCGGAAGTTTTATTTTCCTAGGTCCAACAGGAGTTGGAAAAACCGAACTTTGTAAAGTTCTTGCTCAATATCTTTTCGATTCTGAAAATGCGCTCATAAGAATTGATATGAGCGAGTATATGGAAAAGTTTTCACTTTCCAGGTTAGTTGGAGCGCCTCCGGGATATGTTGGATATGAAGAAGGCGGACAGCTCACCGAAAAAGTACGTCGTAAACCTTATTCAGTCGTTCTGTTTGACGAAATTGAAAAAGCGCACCCGGACATTTTCAGCATACTTTTGCA
It includes:
- a CDS encoding ATP-dependent Clp protease ATP-binding subunit — encoded protein: MDGNFSDRLQDVIRLSREEALRLGHDYIGTEHLLLGIIREGQGVAIRILRNLDCDLMKLKKAIEDTVRTSGGTLTIGNIPLTKQAEKVLKITQIESKIYKADVIGTEHLLLSLLRDEDNIATQILHQFNVSYDSARSELNAMLSSSNPKDVSGGQVPPADKKSERTKTPVLDNFGRDLTKLAIEDKLDPVVGREKEIERVAQILSRRKKNNPVLIGEPGVGKTAIAEGLALRIVQKKVPRTLQDKRVVTLDLAGLVAGTKYRGQFEERMKALMNELEKAKDVILFIDELHTIVGAGGASGSLDASNMFKPALARGDIQCIGATTLDEYRKHIETDGALDRRFQKVMVEPPSYDETIQILNNIKFKYEEHHHVKYTKDAIDSAVKLSNRYITDRHLPDKAIDVLDEAGSRVHMGNFEVPKEVLDLEGDIDKVRQEKAAVVKRQDYEEAARLRDRERTLQSELETAKRDWEIRTRDIVHDVVEEDIATVVAMMTGIPVNRVAQTESEKLLHMEDSLKGFIVGQDEAVSKLTKAIRRTRAGLKNPNRPIGSFIFLGPTGVGKTELCKVLAQYLFDSENALIRIDMSEYMEKFSLSRLVGAPPGYVGYEEGGQLTEKVRRKPYSVVLFDEIEKAHPDIFSILLQVLDDGVLTDSLGRKVDFKNTIIIMTSNIGARDIKNIGSFGFGGEKAEDRYSSLKNTVEDAMRKLFNPEFLNRIDEAIVFRNLEKEDILKIIDIELQDLFKNMKENKLELTLDVSAKNFLVDKGFDQKYGARPLRRAIQKFVEDPLAEEILRGSFKDGSTIVAKHFENTEELVFIDSEDNSDISSEEKERTDSN